The Pygocentrus nattereri isolate fPygNat1 chromosome 29, fPygNat1.pri, whole genome shotgun sequence genomic sequence AATTTATCTTTGAGTTAGTTGTTTGTTTGAAACTCTAAGATACATAGATAGTACAATGGCCACTTATTATATATACTACATATAAATTATATACTCACCACTGAGCTAATTAAGCAATTATGCAAACATATGGTATCGTTACATTTACAATGTGTTAGACCTTCTTGTGGATGGTAAGGCTAATACATGTCTCTCTGTACCTGTAGGTCATGTTTGGACCAGGATTATGCATGCTGTTTGTATTGAATCACCTCATTGTGGTCAAAACAATAAATCCCATGTTCTACCCTTGTGATAATAACACTGTAAGCAATGGAGACATATATCTTGACTGCAAGCACAGATCCCTCACAAGCATTCCTAAATTTAAGTCTCCTTTTGTTATCTCCTTGAACCTCAATGAAAACCTTATACAGCAAGTAAAAAGAGATGATTTCTTGGACATTCCCAACctccagcatctcagtttaatgTGGAACTGTCTGCCAGGTCGCCTCAAGGCATTGAGATTACCTTCATGCAAAGTTACTATTGACCAAGATGCTTTTGTTAATCTCAAGAACCTGACCTCCCTTCATTTAACAGGAAACAGCCTCAAGACCATTCCACTGCTACCACAACACCTTGAGGTCCTAGGATTGGAATTTAACAACATTTTCCGTATTGAACAACCACTAAGAACACCTTTTCTCAAGCAACTACTGCTGGCTAAGAATTGTTACTTCGCCAACCCCTGTAATGAATCATTTTTCATTGACCCAAAGGTGTTTCTGGATTTACCTGAGCTACAGAACCTCACTCTTGGCTTTAGTAATATGACATCTGTTCCCACGCAGCTGCCACTGTCACTGGAAAGTCTTGACTTGAAGGAAAATAAGATTACCACAATCACAGAAAAGTCATTTGCAAACCTTACAAAACTCCGCTTCCTTAACTTGGAGTGGAACTGCCAAAGGTGTGACCATGCAGCTCAACCCTGTTTCCCTTGCCCAGATAATGCATCTTTAGGTTTACACTCTGATGCCTTTTATGATCAGAGAGACTCTCTCGTCAGCCTGAGCCTACGGGGAAACTCACTCCGATCCCTTCCTAAAAACCTCTTTGCTCGACTGAAAAAACTTAAAACACTTGACCTCTCGGACAATTTCCTAGCCTTCAGTATCCGTTCTGGCATGTTTTATGAAGAACTACGGAGTGTTGAGTCACTAAACCTTCTCTACAACTATGAGCCTCTGAAAACCTTTCCAGAACTGATTTTGTCACCCTACATTAGTCAGATGAAAGCACTGAGGAAGCTATATTTAAGTGGCTTTTTCTTCCACCACCTGTCCAACTATAGTATTGagcctctggtcaaactaccaaAGCTGCAGTACCTTGACCTGCGCATGAACTTCATCAGTTCCTGCAATGTCACTGCATTCAGCCAGTTGACAGCCGTAAGAATGGTTGTGCTTTCCCAGAACATGTTGGCCTTCAACCCATGCTACAAAGCCAGTACTACTGACATACAGTCCAAGCTCCTGACCCTGAGTAGATATCAGAGAGACAGCAACCTGCAGGTTCAAGAAACCCCCTACATTGGGTCAGAGTTAGGAATGAACTCTGTGCAGTGCTCTAAGGTAGACTGTCCAGTAGATTATTCAATAAGGTATTTTCAATGGTGCCTCTGTTACAGGAAGCTCTTTTTTGACTTATCTCAAAACAACATTCCATGGCTAAATGCAAGTACTTTCATAGGAATGGAGAAAGCTGAGTGCTTAGACCTGTCCTACAACTACATGAGTCAGACTTTAAGTGGCCAGCAGTTCCACCCGCTTACCAAACTAGTTTATCTAAACATGGCACACAACCGTATTGACCTTTACTTTAATGAAGCTTTCCAGGAGCTCAGAAGCACACTTAAGGTTCTTGATCTCAGCAACAATGAATTCCACTTTCTCATGAAGGGAATAGGTCATCGCTTCACATTCATAAAGAACCTGGAATCACTAGTTGCTCTCAGTTtagcaaacaataacat encodes the following:
- the tlr9 gene encoding toll-like receptor 9 gives rise to the protein MFGPGLCMLFVLNHLIVVKTINPMFYPCDNNTVSNGDIYLDCKHRSLTSIPKFKSPFVISLNLNENLIQQVKRDDFLDIPNLQHLSLMWNCLPGRLKALRLPSCKVTIDQDAFVNLKNLTSLHLTGNSLKTIPLLPQHLEVLGLEFNNIFRIEQPLRTPFLKQLLLAKNCYFANPCNESFFIDPKVFLDLPELQNLTLGFSNMTSVPTQLPLSLESLDLKENKITTITEKSFANLTKLRFLNLEWNCQRCDHAAQPCFPCPDNASLGLHSDAFYDQRDSLVSLSLRGNSLRSLPKNLFARLKKLKTLDLSDNFLAFSIRSGMFYEELRSVESLNLLYNYEPLKTFPELILSPYISQMKALRKLYLSGFFFHHLSNYSIEPLVKLPKLQYLDLRMNFISSCNVTAFSQLTAVRMVVLSQNMLAFNPCYKASTTDIQSKLLTLSRYQRDSNLQVQETPYIGSELGMNSVQCSKVDCPVDYSIRYFQWCLCYRKLFFDLSQNNIPWLNASTFIGMEKAECLDLSYNYMSQTLSGQQFHPLTKLVYLNMAHNRIDLYFNEAFQELRSTLKVLDLSNNEFHFLMKGIGHRFTFIKNLESLVALSLANNNIGLRISNILTSTSLQYLCFSGNRLDIMWDTRGDQYIRFFQGLTKLTHLDISDNQLRSFSPEAMVNLPPSICVLRVDSNLLNYFPWGNISVLTQLCYLNLSGNYLSDLPDSVIPFGRKLSSLDLSHNRLSAIPESFFSQATALKDLRLNHNQLKILEKHVLPPSFTSLICTTSYRTKNCKLTLHANPFTCSCATSWFAEFLRASPLFIPHLTTDVRCGYPESQTGVNILSMDPRSCQEIFGSVAFLCTFLLTIAATAIPLLKHLFGWDVWYCFQILWAGHKGYSPVQGDNMADNEHDAFVVFDTRNKAVRDWIYNEMVIHLERKGRWQFQLCLEERDWLPGLSCIENLHSSVYNSRKTVFVLTNHGGCTSVNGIIRQAFLLVQQRLLDEKMDVAVLVLLDPLFPKLKYLQMRKRLCKKSVLSWPKNPRAQPLFWNDLRIALASDNVRSYDKKVTESFLSHELL